A window from Mixophyes fleayi isolate aMixFle1 chromosome 12, aMixFle1.hap1, whole genome shotgun sequence encodes these proteins:
- the LOC142109136 gene encoding C-X-C chemokine receptor type 6-like produces the protein MDYEEFWDLFEKNENKNTSDPYHHLHSLFLPITYSITSIFGLIGNLLVIIVFLFYEKRKTLTDTFLVNLALADFLFLCTLPFLAYESAHSWIFGEVMCKVIKGMYRINLYTSMLTLTAITVHRFISITTVTKPNKYQVYKHKWINGLCAMIWMFSLLLAVPQFKYLTSKNVNGCFDVYDPPHIELVVQSFQLAIGLLVPLTAMIFCYTFIIKTLITARSTQKKKSMKIIFILVAVFIATQLPYNVILFIVILEKIRNVHVVRALIILEAFAFMHACLNPVLYFFIGTKFRNNFWKIVRGLGLSKQQEECTNTFKMTDRDSKNISVSTNIEAISVQHT, from the coding sequence ATGGATTATGAAGAGTTTTGGGATCTGTTTGAGAAGAATGAAAATAAGAACACCAGTGATCCCTACCACCACCTCCACAGTCTCTTTCTGCCTATTACATATTCCATCACTTCTATTTTTGGACTTATTGGAAATTTGCTGGTTATAATTGTATTTCTGTTTTATGAGAAGAGGAAAACCCTGACAGACACATTTTTGGTAAACTTAGCGTTGGCTGACTTCTTGTTCCTTTGTACTCTTCCATTCCTAGCGTACGAGTCTGCCCATAGCTGGATCTTTGGTGAGGTCATGTGTAAGGTTATAAAAGGCATGTACAGAATAAATCTATATACGTCAATGCTAACACTTACCGCAATCACTGTTCACAGatttatttctattactacaGTTACTAAGCCTAACAAATATCAAGTCTACAAACATAAATGGATAAATGGGTTGTGTGCCATGATCTGGATGTTTTCGCTGCTCCTCGCAGTTCCACAGTTTAAATACCTGACGAGTAAGAATGTAAATGGCTGCTTTGACGTGTACGACCCACCACACATTGAGCTAGTTGTTCAGTCATTTCAGTTGGCGATTGGGCTTTTAGTGCCTCTAACAGCAATGatattttgttatacttttatCATAAAGACTTTGATTACTGCTAGGAGTACACAGAAGAAAAAGtcaatgaaaataatattcaTATTAGTGGCAGTTTTTATTGCTACACAGTTGCCCTATAATGTCATTCTTTTTATAGTTATATTGGAAAAGATCAGAAACGTACACGTAGTCAGAGCACTGATTATACTGGAAGCGTTTGCATTCATGCATGCGTGTCTTAACCCGGTTTTATACTTCTTCATTGGCACAAAATTTAGAAACAACTTCTGGAAAATTGTAAGAGGTTTAGGACTAAGCAAACAACAGGAGGAATGTACAAATACTTTTAAGATGACCGATCGAGATTCCAAAAATATTTCTGTTTCAACCAACATAGAAGCCATAAGTGTTCAACATACTTAA